The Phaeodactylum tricornutum CCAP 1055/1 chromosome 2, whole genome shotgun sequence DNA window AATTTAAGATGGGTATTTTTCTGCCTACCTGCAGTAGTCGTAGACCATTTGATTGATATGATCAGCTCATCCTTCTTTAACAACTCGTAAAGTCTCGACACGGATAGTATAATTTCATTGTTCACTTCTTGTGTCGTATGAGCAATAACACCCATTCTAACAATTATCCATAATAGACGGGTATTTCATAAACACGACGAAACTCTTAACTCTGATGATCAGACAAACGCATGCACTGTCGGAGGATGTTGTAACTTTTCCGTATAGAATTCATTTGGTACAATGAGCAATCTGGCAAGCAGGTCCAGGATGTTCTGgtgaacaacaacaataccTATACATTGTATTGCTACCTTGGGTTCACCGCACTTTTCAGCCATAGGCGCGACGGCAAAAGTCATTCTTTCTCAGAGTCATCCGACTTCAGTTTTCTCTTTGTTTTACTATTTTGTGGCAATTTGCATTTTGCAGTCAGTCGCATTTCGTAATGCCGCAATTTTATTGATAAcagacttacagttagagagATGCTTAGTAACTCGTAAAGAATCATGAGGAAAGGGAAGAGGATAACTTTCCGCGTCTCGACTTATGATTGTACTGTATATACAATCATGTATTGCCCTTGAGCATCGATACCAGATATAACGGCATCTTATCAGTAGGACAAGTTTCATCTAATCATATGTGTAGAATTCAGATACTTAGCAATCAGTGGCGTTTTGACATTTCGCTCACAGTTAGCACCATTTTTTCATGTTCACTAGCAGTTCACTTTCGCTCCTGACCGAAGAGAGAGACTTTTACGAGAAAGCAAACGAAGCAGCGAATCGCAGCAAGTGCACATGTACTTTCGTCCTTTTGTGATGGTCATTTGGCATTCttgtttcttctttatgGAGCTAATTTGCTCTGTATCTAGCCTGCCCCCAACAATAGTCCGGCATCGTCCTATGGGTATTGGCTTGTTGAACGAGCATCGTCGTAGTCATCTTCGTCGGACAGCGCGTGACGTGCACTCAAAGGATTCTACGGGAAAGTACTATTCAGATATATTGGGCCGGCAAGAACCTAACTTGCCTGAAAAGCAAATAAGCGACCGTCTAAAGTACGCGGAAGGTATTCAGGAGGTTCTGGCAAAACCCATGCACGTGGGGACTTCGCTAAAATTTCGACCTACTGCGTACGATTTATTTCAAGCTGGAATTGTAGGGATTTTCACGGGATTTTCTGTCGCACTGTTCAAGCTTTCAATCAATGCCGTGAAGAGCCTGTGTTACCGTCAAATTTTTTTTCAAACAAACCCAGTCTTGATGGTCACTGTGCCGGCTATGGGTGGTGCAGCTGTCGGAGTCTTGATGCTTCTCGGGGATTTCCCTCCTGGTCTTCGCGGAACGGTTATTGAAGTAGATAAAGAATCCCAAGGTACCGTCCAGAAGTTGCGAGATCGTGTACAGACTCAATTTCGCTTTCTGCGAAAGTCTGCTGCGGCCACTGTCACTTTAGGAACAGGGTGTAGTCTTGGGCCTGAAGGGCCGTGTGTCGAAATTGGAATGGATGTGGCGCGCAGCTGTATGGATATTAGCCGACGCACAGCAGAGCGCCAGCGCCTATGGAACCGTATGCTCTTGTCTTGCGGAGCAGCTGCTGGCGTTTCGGCAGGCTTTAACGCACCGATCGCGGGTACTTTCTTTGCGCTGGAAATTATGCACCGAATGTTTTCTTCAATTGATGGTGAGGAAAACGCAGACAAAGATGCCTCCGCCGGGCTGAGTTCTCTGAACACGGCGACCATTGCTCCCGTTCTAATCGCTTCGGTCATGTCAGCTTTATGCGCAAGAACTCTACTCGGAGACCATCTCGTACTAGCCCTAGGCGGTTCTTACTCTCTCAAAAAGCCTCTGATTGAATTACCGTTGTACATGGTTCTCGGGCTCGTATCCGGAACCGTTTCCTTTGCTTTTAGCCGAGCTGCCAACCTCAGCCAAGCTGTGTTTGTCGGGGATTATGGAAGCGATCGCTTTCGAATGGGAGTGCGTAGCCTGTCACCTGCGTTCAAGCCCGTCATTGGTGGCATTCTTTGTGGGCTCGTTGGAATCAAGTTCCCGCAAATCCTTTTTTTTGGATATGATTGCTTGAACCCACTTCTAGCCAACAACTCTTTGCCAACACCCCTACTTCTTTCCCTCCTGGCAGCAAAGATATCTATTACAGCAATTTCCGCTGGCTCTGGACTAGTCGGCGGCACTTTTGCTCCGTCGCTATTTTTGGGAGCAGTAACTGGCGCTGCATTTCACAACATTGTTTCGAGCATTCTCTATTGTGGCCTTGGCCTGAGTGCTGCTTCAGGACCTTTACTTGCCGACGTCCCGGCCTATGCCATGGTAGGAGCGGGATCTGTACTTGCTGCTCTCTTTCGAGCACCTTTGACAGCTTGCTTGCTTCTCTTTGAAGTAACCCGCGACTATGACGTTATTCTCCCATTGATGGCGAGTGCTGGCTTTGGCAGTGTCTTCGCGGATGTTTTAGATGGAAAGTTCAGCAGAGCTCAGAAGAGAAGAAGGCTTCGTCGAGATAAAGATGCAGTATCTTGGGGCGACCTGTCAAGCTAGACACAAAATAAGAAAAACTGTTTGAAATATTATGGAATTTGgcaacccgtagtcacgaaacaatttgtcgacaaaccctgaagactccaaggggttCTCGACACCAGTGATTCCGAGGAGGTAGGGAGGCCAAGaaaacttattgacaaaccctgaagcagtactagtgggttctcaataccagttacTGTGAGGAAGaagggtagcagcttccaaccaatgcgttACACAAGCCAATAAATACCCCACTTAAGGTTGCACCTCTGATacttgatgtaacaaacaaaagatgtcagcagttagtgaccaaacaatgtacGCCAAGTACGAAGTTCGTaaaccgtcttgagcgaagacctcaagatgtgtttaccacaaaaaactgtgcaatgggcagcagtggtttgatgtgctgtcaagactgttaatctgttatggagtactaccaaagcacaaccgtaggacagattgccgttaggacagtgagtggtaaacaaaggtgggcattgagacgaacgacctgcaatacacctgagagacttagggactgtaaaactcaactcattgacaacgctccccacgggttagacagcgggttagacagcaatacaaggacctatgcgtagaatgcaatttggatcaatgaacttataaaacaatgagtgggtgatcacattctacaaactagtcaacctgttgttcagtccagtgaacaatgccacaaaatgccatcgaatctttgatcttccacagctgccataatcttaataggcaacctttccttcacatgtatatattcttttggaactataagttccttgcacaatccctatggtgagtataggatcttattcaatcccaccatgtggtttgtgGTACCCCTTTTGTTCCCGCAATTGTATGTTCCAATCGTATTCCACTGtgccttggtcttgtaaactgacaagtaaggactaaacacatgcgcctccagaaacatagcaattgtacaaatgcTCCCTTTGTTGTGAGTgcacgtggccacgaaataaggctgacaatatttctgtgcgcgcctccttaactccatgtgcatagttttgattcacacttgcgacatccatgttaggtgaatcatgtccatgagacatgtcgcaaggaggcataaAATCCTATTATCCGCCACACTCACCACGTCACGGTACGACATCTACGAGAAAATCTCTCCCTCATACACCTCCACTTGTAAGCTGTTCGACAACGGAATCTTAattttcactttttcgagttTGATCTCAtcaatttttgaaaaatttATAATAGTATACACTTGCTTATATTGATTAAATTTGTAATATTACCGATGCTGGTGGCTCGGAGTGTCGCAATAAAACTTTTGGACGCACTAGACAAAGAGCAGAACTGCAAAGGTCAAATTTGCTTGGAGAAATGATTAATGTAAGAGTGAGTCTTTATCAAAGACCAGGCAGTCCTCGACACGGAACCGCGAGTAGAGCGTGCATTGACCGGTGCTGTCAAGGTGGATGGAGTTGACATGATTGCAGAAGTACACCAGATGCTGGATCAAGCCAGAGTCTTAACCGACGGTGTTCAATCGGGGAAAATCTGAGGATAGATTGGTAAGCGGGTCCGGAATATTGTGTCCGTGGGCATTGGCGGATTGTACCTGGGTCTGGAATTTTTACACGAGTGTCTAAAAGCAGAGCCGGAGGGATCAATTCTGCATTGGTGTatttgttgcgattcttACTTTAAGCGACGTGGATCCGGTAGATGTTGAACAAACATGTGCGTATAAACGTTGCTCAACGACAAAGTACTTTGTGGTCATTGTCAGCAACACATTTGCCACTGCTGAAATCAtgatcactgtcaatgcgCTCACCATGAGGCAATAGCTGTGGGATTTTTATGGGCAACGATCAAGAAATGGTCATGAAACATATGGTGGCACGTGCGTCTGTGTTGGCAATTGACAACGTTCGCAAGATGGAATTGGTACCAATCGATATTTTTCCGGTTTTGGGGCTTTTGGGTTCTCGGTATAGTGTGCTGCACTATTGAAAAGCAGCCGGCGCCGCACCAATAACGCTGCTATTTTTCGGCGTATTCAAAATGTGTCTTCCAGGTGCAAATTTGATGGAAAATGAAAGGTATTGGCCAGCTAGAGCTACTTTCGTGGATGCGAAATTGTTTGGACCTGGTAGTCATACAAGAATGTTGTCTCCTTTTCCCGACGGATGCGAAATTGTTTGGACCTGGTAGTCATACAAGATGTTGTCTCCTTTTCCGACGGATGCGAAAGTGTTTGGACCTGGTAGTCATACGAGAACGGAGTCTCCCCTATGTTGCTGCTATGGGCAAAACTTTCTTCACTAATAAATTCCAGAAAGGATACGCATTTGGATGATTTTTGAGAGGTGACAACACAATTACAATTTTAATCTGGCATATGTTACTATCAAAGTCAGTACGGAAACTAATTTTATCTAGAGAGGAAGGAAGATCACTGATCCAGCCTCAAGGcggccgcaaaatcactaatctGGCCAAACTCTAGATTTCGTTAAGTAGCGAAGGTAGGGACAGAGTTCTTTCCTAAGTATTTGGATCACACACATATACAAACTTGAAACTTACTGTTGATATGAAGATCGAGCCCAATCAACCTATCCCTATCAGTTACGGTACTGATGACAGTTACCCTATCAGTTATGGCTCTACTGATAGTATCCCGATTCAAATCACAAGTACTTACAAGACAAGAACGCCAACCGGGCAttctagtcttcccgctgacatttcaaacatgtcattgccattcaaaCCAGTCATTGAGAGTGTCTCCGAGCCATACAAACCAAATAGCGATTCTCAATCGACTCATaattcttattagttcatcgattNNNNNNNNNNNNNNNNNNNNNNNNNNNNNNNNNNNNNNNNNNNNNNNNNNNNNNNNNNNNNNNNNNNNNNNNNNNNNNNNNNNNNNNNNNNNNNNNNNNNNNNNNNNNNNNNNNNNNNNNNNNNNNNNNNNNNNNNNNNNNNNNNNNNNNNNNNNNNNNNNNNNNNNNNNNNNNNNNNNNNNNNNNNNNNNNNNNNNNNNNNNNNNNNNNNNNNNNNNNNNNNNNNNNNNNNNNNNNNNNNNNNNNNNNNNNNNNNNNNNNNNNNNNNNNNNNNNNNNNNNNNNNNNNNNNNNNNNNNNNNNNNNNNNNNNNNNNNNNNNNNNNNNNNNNNNNNNNNNNNNNNNNNNNNNNNNNNNNNNNNNNNNNNNNNNNNNNNNNNNNNNNNNNNNNNNNNNNNNNNNNNNNNNNNNNNNNNNNNNNNNNNNNNNNNNNNNNNNNNNNNNNNNNNNNNNNNNNNNNNNNNNNNNNNNNNNNNNNNNNNNNNNNNNNNNNNNNNNNNNNNNNNNNNNNNNNNNNNNNNNNNNNNNNNNNNNNNNNNNNNNNNNNNNNNNNNNNNNNNNNNNNNNNNNNNNNNNNNNNNNNNNNNNNNNNNNNNNNNNNNNNNNNNNNNNNNNNNNNNNNNNNNNNNNNNNNNNNNNNNNNNNNNNNNNNNNNNNNNNNNNNNNNNNNNNNNNNNNNNNNNNNNNNNNNNNNNNNNNNNNNNNNNNNNNNNNNNNNNNNNNNNNNNNNNNNNNNNNNNNNNNNNNNNNNNNNNNNNNNNNNNNNNNNNNNNNNNNNNNNNNNNNNNNNNNNNNNNNNNNNNNNNNNNNNNNNNNNNNNNNNNNNNNNNNNNNNNNNNNNNNNNNNNNNNNNNNNNNNNNNNNNNNNNNNNNNNNNNNNNNNNNNNNNNNNNNNNNNNNNNNNNNNNNNNNNNNNNNNNNNNNNNNNNNNNNNNNNNNNNNNNNNNNNNNNNNNNNNNNNNNNNNNNNNNNNNNNNNNNNNNNNNNNNNNNNNNNNNNNNNNNNNNNNNNNNNNNNNNNNNNNNNNNNNNNNNNNNNNNNNNNNNNNNNNNNNNNNNNNNNNNNNNNNNNNNNNNNNNNNNNNNNNNNNNNNNNNNNNNNNNNNNNNNNNNNNNNNNNNNNNNNNNNNNNNNNNNNNNNNNNNNNNNNNNNNNNNNNNNNNNNNNNNNNNNNNNNNNNNNNNNNNNNNNNNNNNNNNNNNNNNNNNNNNNNNNNNNNNNNNNNNNNNNNNNNNNNNNNNNNNNNNNNNNNNNNNNNNNNNNNNNNNNNNNNNNNNNNNNNNNNNNNNNNNNNNNNNNNNNNNNNNNNNNNNNNNNNNNNNNNNNNNNNNNNNNNNNNNNNNNNNNNNNNNNNNNNNNNNNNNNNNNNNNNNNNNNNNNNNNNNNNNNNNNNNNNNNNNNNNNNNNNNNNNNNNNNNNNNNNNNNNNNNNNNNNNNNNNNNNNNNNNNNNNNNNNNNNNNNNNNNNNNNNNNNNNNNNNNNNNNNNNNNNNNNNNNNNNNNNNNNNNNNNNNNNNNNNNNNNNNNNNNNNNNNNNNNNNNNNNNNNNNNNNNNNNNNNNNNNNNNNNNNNNNNNNNNNNNNNNNNNNNNNNNNNNNNNNNNNNNNNNNNNNNNNNNNNNNNNNNNNNNNNNNNNNNNNNNNNNNNNNNNNNNNNNNNNNNNNNNNNNNNNNNNNNNNNNNNNNNNNNNNNNNNNNNNNNNNNNNNNNNNNNNNNNNNNNNNNNNNNNNNNNNNNNNNNNNNNNNNNNNNNNNNNNNNNNNNNNNNNNNNNNNNNNNNNNNNNNNNNNNNNNNNNNNNNNNNNNNNNNNNNNNNNNNNNNNNNNNNNNNNNNNNNNNNNNNNNNNNNNNNNNNNNNNNNNNNNNNNNNNNNNNNNNNNNNNNNNNNNNNNNNNNNNNNNNNNNNNNNNNNNNNNNNNNNNNNNNNNNNNNNNNNNNNNNNNNNNNNNNNNNNNNNNNNNNNNNNNNNNNNNNNNNNNNNNNNNNNNNNNNNNNNNNNNNNNNNNNNNNNNNNNNNNNNNNNNNNNNNNNNNNNNNNNNNNNNNNNNNNNNNNNNNNNNNNNNNNNNNNNNNNNNNNNNNNNNNNNNNNNNNNNNNNNNNNNNNNNNNNNNNNNNNNNNNNNNNNNNNNNNNNNNNNNNNNNNNNNNNNNNNNNNNNNNNNNNNNNNNNNNNNNNNNNNNNNNNNNNNNNNNNNNNNNNNNNNNNNNNNNNNNNNNNNNNNNNNNNNNNNNNNNNNNNNNNNNNNNNNNNNNNNNNNNNNNNNNNNNNNNNNNNNNNNNNNNNNNNNNNNNNNNNNNNNNNNNNNNNNNNNNNNNNNNNNNNN harbors:
- a CDS encoding predicted protein (This ion channel sequence clusters in bacterial (ERiC etc) group of chloride channels. Ortholog in T.pseudonana (Tp_96497 and Tp_4666). Predicted 10 TM domains. HP plot suggests possible '5 extension required, this is supported by EST.) — translated: MYFRPFVMVIWHSCFFFMELICSVSSLPPTIVRHRPMGIGLLNEHRRSHLRRTARDVHSKDSTGKYYSDILGRQEPNLPEKQISDRLKYAEGIQEVLAKPMHVGTSLKFRPTAYDLFQAGIVGIFTGFSVALFKLSINAVKSLCYRQIFFQTNPVLMVTVPAMGGAAVGVLMLLGDFPPGLRGTVIEVDKESQGTVQKLRDRVQTQFRFLRKSAAATVTLGTGCSLGPEGPCVEIGMDVARSCMDISRRTAERQRLWNRMLLSCGAAAGVSAGFNAPIAGTFFALEIMHRMFSSIDGEENADKDASAGLSSLNTATIAPVLIASVMSALCARTLLGDHLVLALGGSYSLKKPLIELPLYMVLGLVSGTVSFAFSRAANLSQAVFVGDYGSDRFRMGVRSLSPAFKPVIGGILCGLVGIKFPQILFFGYDCLNPLLANNSLPTPLLLSLLAAKISITAISAGSGLVGGTFAPSLFLGAVTGAAFHNIVSSILYCGLGLSAASGPLLADVPAYAMVGAGSVLAALFRAPLTACLLLFEVTRDYDVILPLMASAGFGSVFADVLDGKFSRAQKRRRLRRDKDAVSWGDLSS